One window of Mediterraneibacter gnavus ATCC 29149 genomic DNA carries:
- the ssnA gene encoding putative aminohydrolase SsnA yields MLILGNGRMITRDADNPYLECGAVVIDGTKIVKAGTLSEVKAAYPDAEFLDAKGKVIMPAFINAHEHIYSAFARGLSVKGYDPKGFLDILDGMWWTIDRNLTLHDTYLSAMATYIDSIKNGVTTVFDHHASFGSIRGSLYEIERAAKETGVRSCLCYEISDRDGKDKARDSVMENAEFIRHAQKEDTGMIAGMMGMHAQFTISDETMELAAANKPDGVGYHIHVAEGIEDLHHCLKHYGKRIVDRLMDWGILGEKTLLGHCIYINGHEMDLIKETNTMVVHNPESNMGNACGCPPTMELVHRGILTGLGTDGYTHDMTESYKVANVLHKHHLCDPNAAWGEVPQMLFDGNVKIAERYFPQKLGVLKEGAAADVIVVDYDPLTPMNGDNANSHILFGMTGKQVVTTVANGKVLMKDRELVSIDEAKVMADCRQAAKELAERINA; encoded by the coding sequence ATGCTTATTTTAGGAAACGGCAGGATGATCACAAGAGATGCGGACAATCCATATCTGGAATGCGGGGCCGTGGTGATTGACGGGACAAAAATCGTGAAGGCTGGTACGCTTTCGGAAGTGAAGGCGGCGTATCCGGATGCGGAGTTTTTGGATGCAAAGGGCAAGGTGATCATGCCTGCCTTTATCAATGCACACGAACATATTTACAGTGCATTCGCAAGAGGACTGTCCGTCAAAGGATATGACCCAAAAGGATTTTTAGATATTCTGGATGGGATGTGGTGGACGATTGACCGCAATCTGACCTTGCATGATACATATTTAAGCGCCATGGCTACATATATTGATTCGATCAAAAATGGTGTGACAACGGTATTTGACCATCATGCAAGCTTTGGTTCCATCCGTGGTTCTTTATATGAGATTGAAAGGGCTGCGAAAGAAACCGGAGTCCGCTCCTGTTTATGCTATGAGATCTCGGATCGTGACGGGAAGGATAAGGCAAGAGATTCCGTTATGGAAAATGCAGAGTTTATCCGTCATGCACAAAAAGAGGATACCGGCATGATCGCGGGCATGATGGGAATGCATGCACAGTTTACAATTTCTGATGAGACGATGGAGCTGGCGGCAGCGAACAAGCCAGACGGCGTGGGATATCATATCCATGTGGCAGAAGGGATCGAAGATCTGCATCATTGTCTGAAACATTATGGAAAGCGGATCGTGGATCGTCTGATGGACTGGGGAATCCTGGGAGAAAAGACACTGCTTGGACATTGCATTTATATCAACGGCCATGAGATGGATCTGATCAAAGAGACGAACACAATGGTGGTACACAATCCGGAATCCAACATGGGCAATGCCTGCGGATGTCCGCCGACGATGGAACTGGTGCACAGAGGGATCCTGACCGGACTTGGAACAGACGGATATACTCATGATATGACAGAGTCTTACAAAGTGGCAAACGTACTGCACAAGCATCATCTGTGTGATCCGAATGCCGCATGGGGAGAGGTTCCGCAGATGCTTTTTGACGGAAATGTCAAAATTGCAGAGCGTTATTTCCCGCAGAAGCTTGGTGTATTGAAAGAAGGAGCTGCTGCAGATGTGATTGTTGTGGATTATGATCCGCTGACACCGATGAACGGGGACAATGCAAACAGCCACATTTTATTCGGTATGACTGGAAAACAGGTAGTAACCACAGTGGCGAATGGAAAAGTATTGATGAAAGACAGAGAACTTGTATCTATAGATGAAGCAAAAGTGATGGCAGACTGCAGACAGGCGGCAAAAGAGCTGGCTGAGAGGATCAACGCATAA
- the ygfK gene encoding putative selenate reductase subunit YgfK, translating to MSEVMTPMSFEQLVEWVLQEKKKRGTVFGQHHAYRADGTHNRTMFGRTLETPIGPAAGPHTQMTQNIVAAYYAGSRFFELKTVQIMDGEELAACINRPCIKADDEGYNCEWSTELTVPQAMEEYIKAWFLLKVIAKEFGLGDMNGFQFNVSVGYDLAGIQSPKVDTFLNSMKHAEDTEIFKHCKAYLLEHADWFEHVTTEDIEQIPPEICNSVTLSTLHGCPPQEIERIAMYLLTEKGFHTFVKCNPTLLGYEFARKTMDEMGYDYIQFGDFHFKDDLQYEDAVPMLTRLMNTAKERNLEFGVKITNTFPVDVKQNELPSEEMYMSGKSLYPLSISLAAKLAKEFDGRLRISYSGGADYYNIERIVDAGIWPVTVATTLLKPGGYQRLTQMAKLLDKENAPFEKVDAESAGKLAEEAVKDPHHVKAMKPLPSRKMKKEVPLMDCFVAPCKEGCPIHQDITTYLQLVGEEKYEEAMEVITEKNPLPFITGTICAHNCMSKCTRNFYETPVHIREMKLKAAENGYEALLEKLPVPAVTKAGKAAVIGGGPAGMAAAYFLRKGGMEVTLFEAKESLGGVVRHVIPPFRISEDAIEKDAEILRKMQVDIHCNTKLESLEELKKQGYTKIVLAVGAPVQGSLKLESGMPKNALEFLAEFKQTDGKVSLGKHVVVIGGGNTAMDTARAAKRNAGVEHVYLIYRRTRRYMPADEEELVMALEDGVEFKELLSPVKLENGQLFCKVMQLSDYDVSGRRGVTETGETVWVPADTVIAAVGEKVPTDWYQANGLAVSEKGRLYVDEKTLKTSDDNVYAAGDGLYGPATVVEAIRDGRKVAEAIAGEVLACDFDKLAEEEKVYAKRGVLKEEQKETKEAGRCLGCSTICENCVEVCPNRANIAIQVPGMEKHQIIHVDYLCNECGNCKSFCPYSSAPYLDKFTLFETEADMENSKNQGFAVLDQETRRCKVRFFGKTFIWEPEKPAALPDGLGRMIETVCRDYSYLIR from the coding sequence ATGAGTGAAGTTATGACACCGATGTCATTTGAACAGTTGGTAGAATGGGTATTACAGGAAAAGAAAAAAAGAGGAACCGTGTTCGGACAGCATCATGCGTACCGGGCAGATGGAACACATAACCGGACGATGTTCGGGCGTACTCTGGAGACGCCGATTGGACCGGCAGCCGGTCCGCATACGCAGATGACACAGAATATTGTGGCAGCCTACTATGCCGGCAGTCGTTTCTTTGAATTGAAGACCGTACAGATCATGGATGGAGAAGAGCTGGCGGCATGCATCAACCGTCCGTGTATCAAGGCGGATGATGAAGGATATAACTGCGAGTGGTCCACAGAGCTGACAGTACCGCAGGCAATGGAAGAGTATATCAAAGCCTGGTTCTTATTGAAAGTGATCGCCAAAGAGTTTGGACTTGGAGATATGAATGGATTTCAGTTTAATGTCAGTGTGGGATATGATCTGGCAGGCATCCAGTCCCCGAAGGTGGATACCTTCCTGAATTCCATGAAACACGCAGAAGATACAGAGATTTTCAAGCACTGCAAGGCATATTTACTGGAACATGCGGATTGGTTTGAGCACGTGACAACAGAAGATATCGAGCAGATCCCGCCGGAAATCTGCAATTCCGTGACACTTTCCACACTGCATGGATGTCCTCCGCAGGAGATTGAACGGATCGCCATGTATCTGCTTACGGAAAAAGGATTCCATACCTTTGTAAAATGCAATCCGACACTGCTTGGATATGAGTTTGCGAGAAAGACCATGGATGAGATGGGATATGATTACATACAGTTTGGAGACTTCCACTTTAAGGATGACCTGCAGTATGAAGATGCAGTTCCGATGCTGACACGCCTGATGAATACGGCGAAAGAGAGAAATCTGGAGTTTGGTGTGAAGATCACCAATACGTTCCCTGTGGATGTGAAACAGAATGAGCTTCCAAGCGAAGAGATGTATATGTCAGGAAAATCCTTGTATCCGTTGTCCATTTCACTGGCAGCAAAACTGGCAAAAGAATTTGACGGAAGGCTTCGTATTTCCTATTCCGGAGGAGCGGATTACTATAATATAGAAAGAATTGTGGATGCAGGCATCTGGCCGGTTACTGTGGCAACGACTCTTTTGAAACCGGGCGGTTATCAGAGACTGACGCAGATGGCAAAGCTTCTGGACAAGGAGAATGCTCCGTTTGAAAAAGTGGACGCAGAATCTGCAGGAAAACTTGCAGAAGAGGCGGTGAAAGACCCGCATCATGTGAAGGCAATGAAGCCTTTGCCGTCAAGAAAGATGAAAAAAGAAGTTCCGCTCATGGATTGTTTCGTGGCGCCGTGTAAAGAGGGATGCCCGATCCATCAGGATATCACAACGTATCTGCAGCTTGTGGGAGAAGAAAAGTATGAGGAAGCAATGGAAGTGATCACAGAGAAGAACCCGCTTCCGTTTATTACAGGAACGATCTGTGCACATAACTGTATGAGCAAATGTACCAGAAACTTTTATGAGACACCTGTTCATATCCGGGAGATGAAATTAAAAGCGGCAGAAAATGGATATGAGGCGCTGCTTGAAAAACTTCCGGTGCCGGCAGTGACAAAAGCAGGAAAAGCGGCAGTCATCGGAGGCGGCCCGGCAGGAATGGCGGCTGCATACTTCCTCAGAAAAGGTGGTATGGAAGTTACGCTATTTGAGGCAAAAGAATCTTTAGGAGGCGTAGTACGTCACGTGATTCCGCCATTTCGTATTTCGGAGGATGCCATTGAAAAAGATGCGGAAATCTTAAGAAAGATGCAGGTGGACATCCACTGCAATACAAAGTTGGAATCTTTGGAAGAACTGAAAAAGCAGGGATATACAAAGATCGTACTGGCAGTGGGAGCTCCGGTTCAGGGAAGCTTAAAGCTGGAAAGCGGAATGCCGAAAAATGCACTGGAATTTCTGGCAGAATTTAAACAGACAGACGGTAAGGTTTCACTTGGAAAACATGTGGTTGTTATCGGAGGCGGAAACACAGCCATGGATACTGCAAGAGCGGCAAAACGAAACGCAGGCGTGGAGCATGTTTATCTGATTTACAGAAGAACGAGACGGTATATGCCGGCGGATGAAGAAGAACTGGTGATGGCCCTGGAAGATGGAGTGGAATTCAAAGAGTTATTGTCTCCTGTAAAACTGGAAAACGGCCAGCTTTTCTGCAAAGTGATGCAGCTTTCCGATTATGATGTATCGGGCAGAAGAGGAGTGACAGAGACCGGGGAGACAGTTTGGGTTCCGGCAGATACGGTGATCGCTGCAGTTGGAGAAAAAGTGCCGACAGACTGGTATCAGGCAAACGGTCTGGCAGTATCGGAAAAGGGAAGATTATATGTCGATGAAAAGACATTAAAAACCAGTGATGACAATGTCTATGCAGCAGGCGATGGTCTGTATGGACCGGCAACAGTTGTAGAGGCGATCCGGGACGGACGAAAAGTGGCTGAGGCAATTGCAGGAGAAGTGTTGGCGTGTGATTTTGATAAACTGGCAGAGGAAGAAAAGGTCTATGCCAAGAGAGGGGTATTAAAAGAGGAACAGAAAGAGACAAAAGAGGCAGGCAGATGCCTGGGATGCTCGACAATCTGTGAAAACTGCGTAGAAGTCTGTCCAAACCGTGCAAATATTGCCATTCAGGTACCGGGGATGGAAAAACACCAGATCATCCATGTAGATTATCTGTGTAATGAGTGCGGCAACTGTAAGAGTTTCTGTCCATATTCCAGCGCTCCATATCTGGATAAATTCACACTTTTCGAAACAGAAGCAGATATGGAAAACAGTAAGAATCAGGGATTTGCAGTTCTGGATCAAGAGACCCGACGCTGTAAGGTACGCTTCTTTGGGAAGACCTTTATCTGGGAACCGGAGAAACCGGCAGCTCTTCCGGATGGACTGGGACGCATGATTGAAACTGTGTGCAGGGATTACTCTTATTTGATTCGGTAA
- the yqeC gene encoding selenium cofactor biosynthesis protein YqeC has product MTSIWKWESGNLQIKKSLLDGLQITETAKEVISVVGAGGKTTTIRRLTDEMEKRQKNVAVTTTTRMKKEPHFLLGADAERITQRWGQTHQVWFGEQDDNPEKVRGVSEALLDEVRKYGPDLFLIEADGARRLPCKVPESWEPVIYQKSTRVLAVYGLDAVGKSFREACFRPGLAAEILEKKITDPISAVDIARLALESRGGKKNVKETMRYQVILNKADTTRRRQFAQEICRELEKRGFADVTVTAEGRQEEE; this is encoded by the coding sequence ATGACAAGTATATGGAAATGGGAAAGCGGAAATCTACAGATCAAGAAGTCCCTCTTAGATGGACTGCAGATTACAGAGACAGCAAAAGAAGTGATCTCTGTAGTGGGAGCAGGAGGAAAAACAACTACGATCCGCAGGCTTACGGATGAAATGGAAAAAAGACAGAAAAATGTGGCAGTGACCACGACCACACGGATGAAAAAAGAACCGCATTTTTTACTCGGTGCGGATGCAGAGCGCATTACACAAAGATGGGGGCAGACTCATCAGGTGTGGTTTGGAGAACAGGATGATAATCCGGAAAAGGTCAGAGGTGTTTCAGAAGCGCTTCTGGATGAGGTGAGAAAGTATGGTCCGGATTTGTTTTTGATCGAGGCAGACGGAGCCAGAAGGCTTCCCTGCAAAGTACCGGAGTCGTGGGAGCCGGTCATCTATCAAAAAAGTACACGGGTGCTGGCAGTTTACGGTCTGGACGCAGTGGGAAAGTCCTTTCGGGAGGCGTGTTTTCGTCCCGGGCTGGCAGCAGAAATTTTGGAGAAGAAGATAACAGACCCGATATCAGCAGTGGATATTGCGCGGCTGGCACTTGAAAGCCGCGGCGGGAAAAAGAATGTCAAAGAAACCATGCGGTATCAGGTGATTTTAAATAAAGCAGACACCACGCGAAGAAGACAGTTTGCGCAGGAAATCTGCCGGGAATTGGAAAAACGCGGGTTTGCAGATGTGACAGTGACAGCAGAAGGAAGGCAGGAAGAAGAATGA
- the yqeB gene encoding selenium-dependent molybdenum cofactor biosynthesis protein YqeB, whose translation MKIVIKGAGDLATGIASRLYHAGHQIVMTEIAVPLTVRRSVALSRAVYENEAEVEDLKGVLVKDAAEADRILQRGEIPVLVDPEADIIGSFHPDVVVDAILAKKNLGTRITDAPFVIGVGPGFYAGKDCHCVIETKRGHTLGNVIWEKEAIPNTGVPGNIGGFTTERLIRASADGIMEPVAEIGDTVEKGQLVARTGKQPVYAKMSGIVRGMLQKDVQVTEGLKIGDIDARCEPEHCVTISDKARAVGGGVLEAVSLFGQIYGNYGVALLAAGEAKRFGSDKLSEKFQGIPLYRHALEKLEAFSGLSRVVVTAREALAEEAQRLGIHIVENRQPEQGISHSVSLALQELLSQNPDLEGVLFLVCDQPGIQAATIQKILNEGCLHKNSIVCAGYDGMRGNPVLWGSTYFQELMHLTGDTGGRQLMKQYEEKIRIVECAPEELKDIDRREDMTE comes from the coding sequence ATGAAGATTGTAATCAAAGGAGCAGGAGATCTGGCAACAGGAATTGCCTCTCGCTTATACCATGCAGGACATCAGATTGTGATGACAGAGATTGCGGTTCCGCTGACCGTGCGGCGAAGCGTGGCGCTCTCCAGAGCAGTTTACGAAAACGAGGCAGAGGTGGAAGATTTAAAAGGGGTGCTGGTAAAGGATGCTGCAGAAGCAGACAGGATCTTACAAAGAGGAGAGATTCCGGTACTGGTGGATCCAGAAGCAGATATTATCGGGTCGTTTCATCCAGATGTAGTAGTGGATGCAATCCTGGCAAAGAAGAATCTGGGAACCCGGATCACGGACGCGCCGTTTGTCATCGGTGTAGGACCGGGATTTTACGCAGGAAAAGACTGTCACTGTGTCATCGAGACAAAAAGAGGACATACACTGGGAAATGTGATCTGGGAAAAAGAAGCAATCCCAAATACCGGAGTTCCGGGAAATATAGGCGGCTTTACAACCGAGCGTCTGATCCGTGCCAGTGCAGATGGAATCATGGAGCCTGTGGCAGAAATCGGAGATACCGTAGAAAAAGGCCAGCTTGTTGCCAGGACCGGGAAGCAGCCGGTCTATGCAAAGATGAGCGGAATTGTCCGCGGAATGCTCCAGAAGGATGTACAGGTCACAGAAGGATTGAAGATCGGAGACATTGATGCCAGATGTGAACCAGAGCATTGTGTTACAATCTCGGACAAAGCAAGGGCAGTCGGAGGCGGTGTGCTGGAAGCGGTATCTCTGTTTGGACAGATCTATGGAAATTATGGAGTGGCACTTCTGGCAGCAGGGGAAGCAAAACGGTTTGGAAGTGACAAGTTGTCGGAAAAATTTCAGGGAATCCCTCTTTATCGGCATGCACTTGAGAAGCTGGAAGCATTTTCGGGACTTTCCAGGGTGGTCGTGACCGCAAGAGAAGCACTGGCAGAAGAAGCGCAGCGCCTGGGGATCCATATTGTAGAGAACAGACAGCCGGAACAGGGAATTTCACATTCTGTCAGTTTGGCGCTGCAGGAACTGCTCTCACAAAATCCAGACCTGGAGGGTGTGTTGTTTCTGGTCTGCGATCAGCCGGGAATCCAGGCTGCTACAATCCAGAAGATTTTAAACGAGGGATGCCTTCATAAAAACAGCATTGTCTGTGCCGGATATGATGGAATGCGCGGAAATCCGGTATTGTGGGGAAGCACGTATTTTCAGGAGCTTATGCATCTGACCGGGGATACGGGCGGCAGACAGCTGATGAAGCAATATGAAGAGAAGATCCGGATCGTGGAGTGTGCGCCGGAAGAATTAAAAGACATTGACAGGAGAGAAGACATGACGGAATAA
- the xdh gene encoding selenium-dependent xanthine dehydrogenase — translation MLMVHVNGKDYEVEQDTKLMRFLRDDLRLTSVKDGCSQGACGTCTVLVDGKATKACIPMLSKLQGKSVVTVEGLSEREKEVYAYAFAKVGAVQCGFCIPGMVMCAKGLLDQNPDPSRVEAAATIRNNICRCTGYQKIIEAILLSAKMFREDLPAKENSGVVSVGAPILRVDAKEKVLGTGQYPDDVYLDDMIYASAVRSEYPRAKVLAIHTEKVLELEGVIGVYTADDIPGSVKVGHLKPDWDTMIPVGHVTHYLGDAICLIAAETPEILERAKALVKVDYEVLQPVLDPFEALKEDAPRIHPGIQPDGNVLAHEHLVRGNAEEVIANSKYKVTRHYETPWTEHAFLEPECAVAMPFDDGVFIYSSDQGTYDTQHECSMMLGLPPEKVIVENKLVGGGFGGKEDVSVQHHAALVAYLTKRPVKVKLSRQESITVHPKRHPMWMDITTACDENGYLTAMKAVVVSDTGAYASLGGPVLQRACTHAAGPYNFQTIDIDGKAVYTNNPPAGAFRGFGVTQTCFGAERNLDLLAEMVGISPWEIRYRNAVRPGQVLPNGQIADASTGIAETLEAVKEIYEQAPYAGIACAMKNAGVGVGLPDWGRCRLLVQNKMVQIHAGASCIGQGLGTVLTQVVSQTAQIPVEQIWYCPANTSNSPDSGTTSGSRQTLITGEAAKRACEKLCEDLKTHSLQELEGKEYYGEYLAKTDKMGSDVPNPVSHVAYGYATQVCILNEDGTIQKMVAAHDVGKAVNPISVEGQIEGGVVMGMGYALTEQYEIKEGRPVSRFGTLGLFRADKVPHIESMIIEKTGVEPGYGAIGIGEITSIPTAPAITGAYYKLTGEFQTKLPLHGTPYEKKKK, via the coding sequence ATGCTGATGGTTCATGTAAATGGAAAAGATTATGAGGTGGAGCAGGATACGAAGCTGATGCGGTTTCTTCGGGATGATTTAAGGCTTACTTCAGTAAAGGACGGATGCAGCCAGGGCGCGTGCGGAACCTGCACGGTGCTGGTGGATGGAAAAGCCACAAAGGCATGTATTCCAATGCTTTCCAAGCTGCAGGGAAAATCTGTAGTCACAGTGGAAGGGCTGAGTGAACGGGAGAAAGAAGTTTATGCATATGCATTTGCAAAGGTCGGCGCGGTGCAGTGCGGATTCTGCATTCCGGGCATGGTGATGTGCGCCAAGGGGCTTCTGGATCAGAATCCGGATCCGAGCCGTGTTGAGGCGGCGGCAACCATTCGGAATAATATCTGCCGCTGTACCGGATATCAAAAGATCATCGAGGCGATCCTGCTCTCAGCAAAGATGTTTCGGGAAGATCTTCCGGCCAAAGAGAACAGCGGCGTGGTCTCTGTCGGGGCACCGATCCTGCGTGTGGATGCAAAGGAGAAAGTTCTTGGAACCGGGCAGTATCCGGATGATGTGTATCTGGATGATATGATCTATGCCAGTGCGGTGCGCTCCGAATATCCAAGAGCAAAAGTGCTGGCGATCCATACAGAGAAGGTATTGGAATTAGAAGGTGTGATCGGAGTATATACGGCGGATGATATTCCGGGTTCTGTGAAGGTGGGACATCTGAAACCGGACTGGGATACAATGATCCCGGTCGGACATGTGACACATTATCTGGGAGATGCCATTTGTCTGATCGCAGCAGAGACACCGGAGATTCTGGAACGTGCAAAGGCATTGGTAAAGGTGGATTACGAAGTGCTGCAACCGGTGCTGGATCCGTTTGAAGCATTAAAAGAGGACGCACCCCGCATTCATCCGGGAATCCAGCCGGATGGAAATGTACTCGCCCATGAGCATCTGGTCAGAGGAAATGCAGAAGAAGTGATCGCCAACTCGAAATATAAAGTGACCAGACATTATGAAACTCCGTGGACGGAACATGCCTTTTTGGAGCCGGAGTGTGCAGTGGCCATGCCGTTTGATGACGGAGTATTTATCTATTCTTCGGATCAGGGAACCTACGATACCCAGCACGAATGCAGTATGATGCTTGGACTTCCGCCGGAAAAAGTGATTGTGGAAAACAAGCTGGTAGGCGGCGGATTTGGTGGAAAAGAGGATGTCAGTGTACAGCATCATGCCGCACTGGTGGCATACCTGACAAAGCGTCCGGTTAAAGTAAAGCTGTCCAGACAGGAAAGTATCACCGTGCATCCCAAACGGCATCCGATGTGGATGGATATTACCACAGCATGTGATGAGAACGGATATCTGACTGCAATGAAAGCTGTAGTTGTATCGGATACAGGTGCGTATGCATCTCTGGGCGGACCGGTTCTGCAAAGAGCCTGTACCCATGCGGCAGGGCCTTACAATTTCCAGACCATTGACATTGACGGAAAAGCCGTGTATACCAACAATCCGCCGGCTGGAGCATTTCGCGGATTCGGTGTGACACAGACCTGTTTTGGAGCAGAACGGAATCTGGATCTGCTGGCGGAGATGGTGGGAATCTCTCCATGGGAGATCCGATATCGGAATGCGGTGCGGCCCGGACAGGTGCTTCCAAACGGACAGATCGCAGATGCCTCTACAGGAATTGCAGAGACACTGGAGGCTGTCAAAGAGATTTATGAACAGGCGCCGTATGCAGGAATCGCCTGTGCGATGAAAAATGCCGGTGTAGGCGTGGGGCTGCCGGACTGGGGAAGATGCCGTCTGCTGGTGCAGAATAAAATGGTACAGATTCATGCGGGAGCTTCCTGTATCGGTCAGGGACTTGGAACAGTCCTGACACAGGTGGTTTCGCAGACCGCTCAGATTCCGGTGGAGCAGATTTGGTACTGTCCTGCAAACACATCCAATTCTCCGGATTCCGGAACGACATCCGGTTCCAGACAGACATTGATCACAGGAGAAGCGGCAAAACGGGCCTGTGAAAAATTGTGTGAAGATTTAAAGACACATTCACTTCAGGAACTGGAAGGAAAGGAATACTACGGAGAATATCTTGCAAAGACGGATAAAATGGGCAGTGATGTTCCGAATCCGGTTTCTCATGTGGCATATGGATATGCAACACAGGTCTGTATTTTGAATGAAGATGGAACGATTCAGAAAATGGTGGCAGCCCATGATGTGGGGAAAGCCGTAAATCCAATCAGTGTGGAAGGCCAGATTGAGGGCGGTGTTGTCATGGGAATGGGATATGCACTGACAGAACAGTATGAGATCAAGGAAGGGCGTCCGGTTTCCAGATTTGGAACACTGGGATTGTTCCGGGCAGATAAGGTGCCGCATATTGAGTCCATGATCATCGAGAAAACAGGAGTAGAACCGGGATACGGTGCAATCGGAATTGGAGAGATCACATCAATCCCGACAGCTCCGGCGATCACGGGAGCCTATTATAAACTGACTGGTGAGTTCCAGACGAAGCTGCCGCTTCATGGAACACCGTATGAAAAGAAAAAGAAATAA
- the modA gene encoding molybdate ABC transporter substrate-binding protein codes for MKRRKIWSILALAALTGSLLAGCGEVKTEEQTKETKQEEKPAELLVAAAASLEYSYEEELLPMFEKENPNITVKGTYDSSGKLQTQIEEGIEADVFMSAATKQMNALTEQGLVEKDSVVDLLQNQIVLITAADSTQDLQNFEDITKANVIAIGDPESVPVGQYSKEVLTNLGIWDTVSAKASLGTNVTEVLKWVEEGSADAGIVYATDAATTDKVKVVAEAPKDSLAEPAIYPVGVVSASKHKDAAEKFVEFLQSEEALKVFESYGFQKNAE; via the coding sequence ATGAAACGAAGAAAAATCTGGAGTATTCTGGCACTGGCAGCATTGACAGGTTCCCTGCTTGCAGGATGCGGAGAAGTAAAAACAGAAGAACAGACAAAAGAAACAAAGCAGGAGGAAAAACCGGCAGAATTACTGGTGGCTGCTGCAGCGAGTCTGGAATATTCTTATGAAGAAGAACTGCTTCCTATGTTTGAAAAGGAAAATCCGAATATTACCGTAAAAGGCACCTATGACAGTTCGGGAAAATTACAGACACAGATCGAAGAGGGGATTGAGGCAGATGTCTTTATGTCAGCGGCGACGAAGCAGATGAATGCGCTGACGGAGCAGGGATTGGTGGAGAAGGACTCTGTGGTAGATCTTCTTCAGAATCAGATCGTACTGATCACAGCAGCAGATTCTACGCAGGATCTGCAGAACTTTGAGGATATTACCAAAGCAAATGTGATCGCAATCGGAGATCCGGAAAGTGTTCCGGTAGGACAGTATTCGAAAGAAGTGCTGACCAATCTGGGAATCTGGGATACAGTGTCTGCAAAGGCAAGTCTCGGAACCAATGTTACAGAAGTTTTAAAATGGGTAGAAGAGGGCAGTGCAGACGCCGGAATCGTGTATGCGACAGATGCAGCGACTACAGATAAGGTGAAAGTAGTGGCAGAAGCACCGAAAGACAGTCTGGCAGAGCCTGCAATTTATCCGGTCGGCGTGGTAAGCGCATCGAAGCATAAAGATGCAGCGGAAAAATTTGTAGAGTTTTTACAGTCCGAAGAGGCACTGAAAGTATTTGAATCCTACGGTTTTCAGAAGAATGCAGAGTAA
- the modB gene encoding molybdate ABC transporter permease subunit — translation MEISPIIVSMKTASVSIVITFFLGLAAAYGVERIRSRKLQLVCDGILTLPLVLPPTVAGFFLLYIFGVKRPVGRFFLEFFGTKIAFSWQATVLAAVAISFPLMYRSARGALQQVDENLLYAGRTLGMSEWCIFWKVWFPNAMSGILSGGILAFARGLGEFGATAMIAGNIAGETRTLPLAVYSAVSAGNMEEAYQYVWILVIISFLVVTGMNAVTHGFQKFSRR, via the coding sequence ATGGAGATTTCACCGATCATTGTTTCTATGAAAACGGCTTCTGTGTCCATTGTGATCACTTTTTTTCTGGGACTGGCAGCCGCATATGGCGTGGAGCGTATCCGCAGCAGAAAGCTGCAGCTGGTCTGTGACGGTATTCTGACGCTTCCTCTTGTCCTGCCGCCTACGGTGGCAGGATTTTTCCTGTTGTACATCTTTGGGGTAAAACGCCCGGTGGGGAGATTTTTTCTGGAATTTTTCGGGACAAAGATTGCATTTTCATGGCAGGCAACAGTATTGGCAGCAGTGGCGATTTCGTTCCCTTTGATGTACCGTTCGGCAAGAGGAGCGCTGCAGCAGGTAGATGAAAACCTCCTTTATGCAGGCAGGACGCTTGGGATGTCCGAATGGTGCATTTTCTGGAAAGTATGGTTTCCAAACGCTATGTCCGGAATTTTGTCAGGCGGAATCCTTGCATTTGCAAGAGGATTAGGAGAGTTTGGAGCAACTGCCATGATCGCAGGAAATATTGCAGGAGAGACCAGAACGCTTCCGCTTGCAGTATATTCCGCGGTGTCAGCCGGAAATATGGAAGAAGCGTATCAGTATGTGTGGATTCTGGTGATCATTTCATTCCTGGTAGTGACAGGAATGAATGCAGTCACGCACGGATTTCAGAAATTTAGCCGGAGGTAG